The Halictus rubicundus isolate RS-2024b chromosome 3, iyHalRubi1_principal, whole genome shotgun sequence genome includes a region encoding these proteins:
- the Fibp gene encoding acidic fibroblast growth factor intracellular-binding protein translates to MLSEVDVFISNYTLVDPEIYQLWVDGHSSSDAVNILHQRGICHQTNAPIELVASDILDHYRTYALLEKLLHTPTKLASEQLAFQIEPQTSQMLIEMYYEFDDIVIRELLGKKLTSKSRKDMDEVSEKTGITLKSCRRQYDNVKRVFKVVEDLPGSLAVNIEQHFLLSEDLAKRYAAVVFIACLRFEMNKRKLQFLTFPDLYHCANSMMSLWTYRCVGSEYFDTDLDREFLLELADCRILLENDKHHKHLVCIKLKPMLLERSYQEVDSNFRSYSRAILGIGINLHRSRDLRFFFLELVERCVEPWRQISWSHTDLRNFLTVYTQCALDMDVLRDSELKDAFERYMTVVTCCLLRMYHT, encoded by the exons ATGTTGTCAGAGGTTGACGTATTTATAAGTAATTACACGCTCGTCGATCCCGAGATATACCAGCTTTGGGTCGACGGTCATTCTT CTAGCGATGCGGTCAACATTTTGCATCAGCGAGGCATTTGTCATCAAACGAATGCTCCTATCGAGCTGGTTGCTTCCGACATTCTGGATCACTATCGAACCTACGCCCTTTTGGAAAAACTGCTTCATACTCCTACAAAATTAGCGAGCGAACAACTCGCGTTTCAAATAGAACCCCAAACTAGTCAGATGCTCATCGAAAT GTACTACGAGTTCGACGACATTGTTATCAGAGAGTTATTGGGCAAAAAGTTAACTTCGAAAAGTAGAAAGGATATGGACGAGGTGTCGGAGAAGACTGGCATCACGTTGAAGAGCTGCCGCAGACAGTACGACAACGTGAAAAGAGTATTTAAGGTCGTCGAAGATTTGCCAGGCTCCTTGGCAGTTAATATCGAACAGCATTTTTTACTGTCCGAAGATCTTGCCAA GCGATACGCGGCTGTGGTGTTCATCGCCTGTCTAAGATTCGAAATGAACAAACGGAAGCTGCAATTTCTAACGTTCCCGGATTTGTATCATTGCGCCAATAGCATGATGTCTTTGTGGACGTATCGCTGCGTCGGCTCCGAATACTTCGATACAGATTTGGACAGAGAATTTCTATTGGAACTGGCTGACTGTAGAATACTCTTGGAAAATGATAAACATCACAAACA TTTAGTATGTATCAAACTGAAACCTATGCTTCTGGAACGTTCTTACCAAGAAGTGGACAGCAATTTCCGTTCGTATTCCAGAGCGATACTGGGGATAGGAATTAACTTGCATCGTTCCAGAGATCTGAGGTTCTTCTTTCTAGAATTGGTAGAGAGATGCGTGGAACCGTGGCGCCAAATCAGTTGGAGTCACACGGATCTTCGAAATTTTTTAACGGTTTATACTCAATGCGCGTTAGATATGGATGTACTCAG GGACAGCGAGTTGAAGGACGCTTTCGAACGCTACATGACTGTTGTAACATGTTGTTTATTGCGTATGTATCATACATGA
- the Pdhb gene encoding pyruvate dehydrogenase E1 beta subunit encodes MIPSAVRNIVRRSFSTSKWTAAQQMTVRDALNSALDEEMERDEKVFLLGEEVALYDGAYKVSRGLWKKYGDKRVVDTPITEAGFAGIAVGAAMAGLRPVCEFMTFNFSMQAIDQIINSAAKTFYMSAGRVNVPIVFRGPNGAAAGVGAQHSQCFGAWYSHCPGLKVVSPYTSEDAKGLLKAAIRDPDPVVVLENEILYGIQYPMSDEALSKEFVLPIGKAKIERVGKHVTIVAHSKAVEQALEAANELAGKGIEAEVINLRSLRPLDIDTIVQSVAKTNHVLTVEQGWPHCGIGAEISARISESEAFYHLDAPVIRVTGVDTPMPYAKSLEIAALPQMSDVVYATNKLLGLAQ; translated from the exons ATGATTCCG TCTGCCGTCAGAAATATCGTCCGACGTTCGTTCTCGACGTCAAAATGGACTGCCGCGCAGCAG ATGACCGTAAGAGACGCATTGAATTCTGCCCTGGACGAGGAAATGGAGAGAGACGAGAAAGTATTTTTGCTTGGAGAAGAAGTGGCTTTATACGACGGAGCTTACAAAGTTTCTAGGGGTCTGTGGAAGAAATATGGTGACAAGCGTGTGGTAGATACTCCCATTACGGAAGCAGGATTCGCCGGAATCGCAGTAGGAGCAGCCATG GCTGGCTTACGTCCTGTGTGCGAATTCATGACGTTCAACTTTTCGATGCAAGCGATCGACCAAATCATTAATTCTGCGGCGAAGACGTTTTACATGTCTGCCGGTAGAGTGAACGTACCCATTGTTTTTCGCGGCCCTAATGGAGCAGCAGCTGGTGTAGGGGCTCAGCACTCTCAGTGCTTTGGCGCCTGGTACAGCCATTGTCCCGGCTTGAAGGTGGTGTCACCTTACACGAGCGAAGATGCGAAAGGTTTACTGAAGGCTGCTATTCGAGATCCCGATCCTGTCGTCGTATTAGAAAATGAAATCTTGTATGGGATTCAATATCCCATGTCAGACGAAGCTCTGTCGAAAGAATTTGTCTTGCCCATTGGTAAAGCAAAAATTGAACGGGTTGGAAAACACGTTACCATAGTAGCACATTCCAAAGCGGTCGAGCAAGCACTCGAAGCGGCAAACGAACTCGCAGGAAAGGGTATAGAGGCAGAAGTGATAAATCTTAGATCTTTGAGACCGCTCGATATAGACACGATCGTGCAGTCGGTAGCAAAGACGAATCATGTTTTGACTGTGGAACAAGGTTGGCCGCATTGCGGTATCGGTGCGGAAATCAGCGCAAGAATTTCAGAAA GCGAGGCATTTTATCACCTCGATGCACCGGTAATTCGTGTTACTGGTGTCGATACACCCATGCCTTATGCGAAATCGTTGGAAATTGCTGCTCTGCCACAAATGAGCGACGTAGTGTACGCAACGAACAAACTACTTGGCTTAGCACAGTAA
- the Daw gene encoding activin beta chain dawdle yields MRLVHRFVVLFLVGGMTGNRIEAIWSTVENPLSSVLRSFYSQSTASDSSGSSRSSSLEEEDCTECAHNKIGLLASDPILTEFRVEYVKQQILKKLRLSKPPEISMPLSTLPKPLINGRVLELRPGAPLEPEKSIDSFYGKTDQIVVFPNEGVADSKKCRHSSNHLTGFNPAACFTFYLPNEMQFLDVTSAQLWFYKEYDENDDLNQTFVISELDHWDLDGNFEKNTMVAIFETDIGEGWVKADVSFTLKKWVEELRLNHAIQIACSTCSIDRDTAPVSIELTLKPFLVIHASPLPQKNRPKRNSNCLPEMKECCRDELYINFEDIGWSDWILHPSGYHAYFCRGSCSSAASLTASGSAYNNVIRRLLARRGNTIHRRSEIVPCCSPTQLSPIQLLYVDSNNTITQKTLPNMVVEACGCM; encoded by the exons ATGCGTCTCGTCCATCGGTTCGTCGTTCTTTTCCTAGTAGGCGGGATGACGGGAAATCGGATCGAAGCGATCTGGTCGACAGTGGAAAATCCGTTGAGCTCGGTCCTGCGAAGTTTCTACTCGCAATCGACCGCTTCCGATTCCTCCGGATCTAGCCGCAGCTCCTCCCTCGAGGAAGAGGACTGCACGGAATGCGCCCACAACAAGATCGGTTTGCTCGCGAGCGATCCAATTTTGACCGAGTTCAGGGTCGAGTACGTCAAGCAACAAATTCTCAAGAAACTGCGACTTTCCAAGCCTCCGGAGATATCGATGCCGCTCTCGACCTTGCCAAAGCCTCTGATAAACGGTCGTGTGCTCGAACTTCGACCCGGAGCGCCTCTCGAGCCGGAAAAATCGATCGACAGTTTCTATGGGAAAACCGATCAAATTGTCGTTTTTCCAAACGAAG GTGTGGCTGATTCGAAAAAGTGTCGACACAGTTCAAACCATTTGACCGGCTTTAATCCTGCGGCCTGCTTCACGTTTTATCTGCCGAACGAGATGCAATTTCTGGACGTGACCTCGGCACAGTTATGGTTTTACAAGGAGTACGACGAGAACGACGACCTGAATCAAACTTTTGTCATTTCCGAGCTCGATCACTGGGACCTGGATGGAAATTTTGAGAAGAACACGATGGTTGCCATCTTCGAAACCGATATCGGAG AGGGTTGGGTAAAAGCGGACGTGAGTTTCACCTTGAAGAAATGGGTAGAAGAGCTTCGGCTGAACCACGCGATACAAATAGCTTGCAGCACCTGTTCGATCGACCGTGATACCGCGCCAGTGTCCATCGAGCTGACTCTGAAACCGTTTCTCGTGATACACGCTTCGCCGTTACCGCAGAAAAACCGGCCGAAAAGGAATTCGAACTGTCTGCCGGAAATGAAGGAATGTTGCAGGGACGAGCTCTATATAAATTTCGAGGACATCGGCTGGAGCGATTGGATCCTACATCCGAGCGGATATCACGCCTACTTTTGTCGCGGTTCTTGTTcttccgcggcttcgttgacCGCCAGCGGTTCCGCGTACAACAACGTAATCAGG AGATTGTTGGCTAGAAGGGGGAACACGATACACCGTAGAAGCGAGATCGTACCGTGTTGTTCGCCGACGCAactctcgccgatccaactgcTCTACGTCGACTCGAACAATACTATCACGCAAAAGACTCTGCCGAACATGGTGGTCGAAGCTTGCGGTTGTATGTGA